A single window of Ananas comosus cultivar F153 linkage group 19, ASM154086v1, whole genome shotgun sequence DNA harbors:
- the LOC109724944 gene encoding dihydroneopterin aldolase 2-like, which translates to MADRKFVDEDKLILRGLQFHGFHGVKPEEKKLGQKFVVDVDAWLDLSTAGKTDDLSDTVSYTDIYRIVREVVEGPSQNLLESVAHLIVNTTLLKFPQISAVRVKVGKPHVAVHGVIDHLGVEILRYKKHEKIEST; encoded by the exons ATGGCCGATCGCAAATTTGTTGATGAAGACAAGCTGATATTAAGAGGATTGCAGTTCCACGGATTTCATGGAGTGAAGCCAGAGGAAAAAAAGCTTGGTCAGAAGTTTGTCGTGGATGTCGATGCCTGGTTAGACTTGAGCACTGCTGGTAAAACTGATGATCTATCTGATACTGTTAGCTACACTGACATTTATAG GATAGTTAGAGAAGTAGTGGAGGGTCCATCGCAGAATCTTCTGGAATCTGTGGCTCATCTTATTGTGAATACCACTCTCCTCAAATTCCCTCAGATCTCTGCTGTTCGTGTGAAGGTCGGAAAACCGCATGTTGCTGTCCATGGTGTTATCGATCACTTAGGTGTTGAGATACTTCGATACAAAAAACACGAGAAAATCGAGTCAACGTGA